The segment GAAGAAGTTCTGATGAGCGTCAATCAGCGTCGGCTGAACTTCAACACTCCACCTGCTCACAATGCACGTCAGATGGAGCTGATCGCTTGTAGGCTGGCGGACAGATGGCCCCCAGCCAGCACACTGTTCCGTTGGGTCAAGGTTCCTCATCTTTGAAAAGGGGCAAGAATGTCGGAGCTCGAAGAAGCAATGCGTGTTCAGGTTGCCGCGATTAGGGAGCAAAACGACCGGCGATCCGACGAAGCACGTCAATCTGAACGCAGGCTCCGTGAATTCCGGGACCTCTTGCTGTCCAAAGGGGTCCAGTCGGATCAGGCATATAGCCAGGATCTGCAACGTACTTATGTGGAAACAGAGCACAGGATGTTCGGCAAGTCCGTGCCTGCCCACAATCAGTACATCTTTGACTTCAAACCTGCCGCCCGTGGTTGGGTCTTATCAGACACTCTGTCTGATACGGGGTACACCGTTGGCGAGTTCCTCACCGAGAACCTTATAATTCATCGCTACTCCTCCTCGACCATCCCTGTGCCCGAAAGCAAGATCCAATATCTTGGGCTGACTAACCGTGATCTTTTGCCTTCGGCATACTTCCGCCCCGAGAGAGTCGTTCTTGTGTTGGGCGAGCAGCTCACGGGTGTTCATCGCTGGGGCGACAGCGCCGGTTTGGTGAGATTGGCCGACATCGTCCGTCGATACTTGGCATAAGTGCTGCATCGGTAGGTAGAGCTTCGTTGGATGTGCCGCACACATATGCGGCATGACTGTACCTGCCCCCGTAACGACCACGACCGACATCAAAGTCGCGACGCCGCTTAAATCCAGCGTCCTTTTGACCCTCGGCAACCTCATCGACGCCGCGTGGCCTGGCTCGCAGCTGGTCACCAACGAGGACCCGTACACCAAGCAGGTGATCTTCCGGGTCGATCACTCGGCGCGAGTGGATGTCGATGACACCGCTGCCGCGGACATGCTGGTCGAACCGGACGAGTTCGAGGTCGACATCGTGTCCTTGGGACCGGAAGGCGTCAAAACCCTGACCCCGGAGTTCATTGGCGCCAACTTCCTGCCCGTCATCAAGCAGGCTTTCGAGCAAAACCCCGAGGCGGAGAACTACCTCGAGTTCACGCTCATCGACAAGGAAGACCACCAACGGTACTTGCTGACTTTCTGCCGGTCCGCCCAGCAGACACCGCACGAGCTGCGGATGCTCGCCGAACAGGAGCTCACGGAGGCCCGGGGCAAGATCCACCGCGAATATGCGGCCGCGATCTATGCCCTGCTCGGCCACCCCCGCGGCGGCCGTCCCGATAACTACGAGGACGGCGTCAAGGCTGCCCTGGATGCCGTCCGCCAGCTTGGCTTCCCCTACTCGGATGCCGAGTCCTCTGATGGCGAGGACTGATGGGCGACCAGCCCCTCGACGTCACCGACCCACCCCTGACCCGCAGGGAACTACGACGCCGGGAAGAAGTCGCCCGCGCCCCCCAGCCCGCCCCGGAAGCCATCCCGGAGCAGCCGCCGCCACCGGCTCCAATACCTGCCGCAGCGCCCTTCCCGGGGCCGCGCAGCTCGCCTTCGGGCCGTGTCCCGCAATGGGCGATCGACGAGGCAGCCGGCCGTCCAGTGCAGGACACGGCATGGCGCTCACCTTCGCGGCCTTTGTACGACTGGCAGGCTACCCGGGACGTCCCTGCAGCCGCAGCTTACGTACCGCCGGCTGTCCGCCGCCGGTCCCCGGCCAAACGGTTCTTCCGCGCCCTTGGGCGGGCCATCGGCGACTTCTTCGGAGGCCTCTGGAACCTGATCAAGTTCCTGATACTGAGCGCCATCTTCACAGCGGCCATCTGGAATGCCCTCACCTATTTGGCCCCCGGATTCACCTCAGAAACCGGAAGGCTCCTGGCCTCCCACGGCATCAGCAGCCCGGCACTCAACCCTGTCGCGCCACCCTACTCCGGCGCCAAGCCCCAAGGGGCCGGGTCCGCCGACGGGAAAGCTCCTCCGTCCGGGGTCGAAGAATCAGACCACCACCTCGGCACCCCTGCCCCCGTACCCGGAAGCAGCAACTCCTACGCATTCATGGGCAAAGGCACCGACCAGCCCTTCATTTCCTATGACCCGTGTCGCCCCATCCACTATGTCGTGCGGCCAACGAACGCACCGGCTGACAGCGCCAAGATCATCGCCGAAGCCGTCTCCTCCGTCTCCCGGGCCACCGGCTTCGTATTCATCAACGACGGGCCAACCGACGAAGCACCGTCAACGGACCGTCCCGCTTACCAGCCGCAACGCTATGGAAACCGCTGGGCACCGGTCTTGTTCGCCTGGGAAACCCAAGCAGAGCAACCCATGTTCACCGATAACCTCATCCCTGGGTCCAAAACCACCCTGGGCCTGGGCGGCAGCATGGCTGTCACCGTTGACGGGAAAGACGCAGCCTACGTCACCGGGCAGGTCAGGCTCAACGCGGCCGCCCTGGGCACCATGTCGTACGGTACTGACGGGTACGCCACAGTCGCCGCCGCAGTCAAGCACGAGCTTGGCCACGTGGTCGGTCTGGACCATGTGGCGGATCCGACCCAGCTCATGGCGCCTTCGATGTCAGGACAGGTTCACGACTTCGGCTCCGGCGATCTCACCGGACTGGCCATGCTCGGCAACGGCAAGTGCCGCCCCAACGTCTGACCCGTCCGGGCAGGAAGATCTAGAACGCCGCACACATGATCCGGCGACACACCACGTCCATCTGAAAGCACTCCATGACAACCTTCCTCATCGTCGGCCTGATCGGCGCCGCCCTTCTGGTCGTCTCGACCTTGATCGGCGACCTGCTCGGAGCCTTCAACATCGGTGACGGCCTCATCTCGGGAGCCTCCGTCGGAGCCGGGCTGACCTTCTTCGGCATCCCCGGCTACCTCGTGCTGAGCTCCGGAGGGTCCCTCTGGCTGGCCCTTGCCGCCGGGATCGTGCTCGCTGCCGCCGCCATGCTCATGATCCGCACCATCACCCGTCGACTGGCCGCCTCATCAGAGCCTGCTACCTAC is part of the Arthrobacter methylotrophus genome and harbors:
- a CDS encoding matrixin family metalloprotease; amino-acid sequence: MGDQPLDVTDPPLTRRELRRREEVARAPQPAPEAIPEQPPPPAPIPAAAPFPGPRSSPSGRVPQWAIDEAAGRPVQDTAWRSPSRPLYDWQATRDVPAAAAYVPPAVRRRSPAKRFFRALGRAIGDFFGGLWNLIKFLILSAIFTAAIWNALTYLAPGFTSETGRLLASHGISSPALNPVAPPYSGAKPQGAGSADGKAPPSGVEESDHHLGTPAPVPGSSNSYAFMGKGTDQPFISYDPCRPIHYVVRPTNAPADSAKIIAEAVSSVSRATGFVFINDGPTDEAPSTDRPAYQPQRYGNRWAPVLFAWETQAEQPMFTDNLIPGSKTTLGLGGSMAVTVDGKDAAYVTGQVRLNAAALGTMSYGTDGYATVAAAVKHELGHVVGLDHVADPTQLMAPSMSGQVHDFGSGDLTGLAMLGNGKCRPNV